The following are from one region of the Rhizobacter sp. AJA081-3 genome:
- a CDS encoding nitrite reductase, translated as MKRLYPASPLTLTAALLIAISSFAATAQDKKGVTEPELKYQAGGSPLAGEPMYQSNNPKAPPMTQAEFDTARKTYFERCAGCHGVLRKGATGKPLTPDITLAKGTDYLKVFIAYGSPAGMPNWQTSGEMDEKTVDLMARYIQHDPPVPPEFGMAQMKETWKVIVPPEKRPTKKMNNYNIENIFSTTLRDTGEVALIDGDTKKIINIVKTGYAVHISRTSASGRFLFVIGRDAKINMIDLWMPVPDNVAEVRIGLEARSVDTSKYKGKEGDFTDKLAIAGAYWPPQYVIMKGDTLEPLKIVGTRGMVVGTQEYHPEPRVASIVASHFKPEFVVNVKETGKTLMVDYSNLDALKVTEIGSAPFLHDGGWDSTKRYFMVAANQSNKISVIDAKDGKLAALVEVGKIPHPGRGANFIHPKFGPVWSTGHLGDETISLIGTDPKGHKQYAFKKVAELKGQGGGALFIKSHPKSQHLYSDTPLNPDPKISQSVAVYDIKNLDKGFTVLPIAEWAGLSDDGAKRVVQPEFNKAGDEVWFSVWSAKNKQSALVVVDDKTLKLKAVIKDPRLITPTGHFNVHNTQHDIY; from the coding sequence ATGAAACGTCTCTATCCCGCCTCGCCGCTCACGCTGACGGCCGCGCTGCTGATCGCGATCTCGTCATTCGCCGCCACGGCGCAGGACAAGAAGGGCGTCACCGAGCCCGAACTGAAGTACCAGGCCGGCGGTTCGCCGCTGGCCGGCGAGCCGATGTACCAGTCGAACAACCCGAAGGCGCCGCCGATGACGCAGGCGGAGTTCGACACCGCACGCAAGACCTATTTCGAGCGCTGCGCCGGCTGCCACGGCGTGCTGCGCAAGGGCGCCACCGGCAAGCCGCTGACGCCCGACATCACGCTGGCCAAGGGCACCGACTACCTGAAGGTCTTCATCGCCTACGGCTCGCCGGCCGGCATGCCGAACTGGCAGACCAGCGGCGAGATGGACGAGAAGACCGTCGACCTGATGGCGCGCTACATCCAGCACGACCCTCCGGTGCCGCCGGAATTCGGCATGGCGCAGATGAAGGAGACCTGGAAGGTCATCGTCCCGCCGGAGAAACGGCCGACGAAGAAGATGAACAACTACAACATCGAGAACATCTTCTCGACCACGCTGCGCGACACCGGCGAGGTGGCGCTGATCGACGGCGACACCAAGAAGATCATCAACATCGTCAAGACCGGCTACGCGGTGCACATCTCGCGCACCTCGGCTTCGGGCCGCTTCCTGTTCGTGATCGGGCGTGACGCCAAGATCAACATGATCGACCTGTGGATGCCCGTGCCCGACAACGTCGCCGAGGTGCGCATCGGCCTGGAAGCCCGCTCGGTGGACACCAGCAAGTACAAGGGCAAGGAAGGCGACTTCACCGACAAGCTGGCGATCGCCGGCGCCTACTGGCCGCCGCAGTACGTGATCATGAAGGGCGACACGCTCGAGCCGCTGAAGATCGTCGGCACCCGCGGCATGGTCGTCGGCACGCAGGAATACCACCCAGAGCCGCGCGTCGCCTCGATCGTGGCCAGCCACTTCAAGCCCGAGTTCGTGGTCAACGTGAAGGAGACCGGCAAGACGCTGATGGTGGACTACTCCAACCTCGACGCGCTGAAGGTCACCGAGATCGGCTCGGCGCCCTTCCTTCACGACGGCGGATGGGACTCGACCAAGCGCTACTTCATGGTCGCCGCCAACCAGAGCAACAAGATCTCGGTCATCGACGCCAAGGACGGCAAGCTGGCCGCGCTGGTCGAGGTGGGCAAGATCCCGCACCCGGGCCGCGGCGCCAACTTCATCCACCCGAAGTTCGGCCCAGTGTGGTCGACCGGCCACCTCGGTGACGAGACGATCTCGCTGATCGGCACCGACCCGAAGGGCCACAAGCAGTACGCCTTCAAGAAGGTCGCCGAACTGAAGGGCCAGGGTGGCGGGGCGCTGTTCATCAAGAGCCACCCGAAGAGCCAGCACCTGTATTCGGACACGCCGCTGAACCCGGATCCGAAGATCTCGCAGTCGGTGGCGGTGTACGACATCAAGAACCTCGACAAGGGCTTCACCGTGCTGCCCATCGCCGAGTGGGCCGGCCTCTCCGACGACGGCGCCAAGCGCGTCGTGCAGCCGGAGTTCAACAAGGCGGGCGACGAGGTGTGGTTCTCGGTGTGGTCGGCGAAGAACAAGCAGAGCGCGCTG